Part of the Xanthocytophaga agilis genome is shown below.
GCAAGCATGCCTTCCATAGCATCTTTCACTTCATTGATAGCATCGTAGATGATAGAATACAGACGAATTTCTATTTCTTCATTTTCTGCAGCTTTACGTGCATTAACAGATGGACGTACCTGGAAACCAACGATTACAGCATCTGAAGCTGAAGCCAGCATAACGTCGGCCTCAGAAATTTGTCCAACACCTTTATGGATAATACGTACCTGAACTTCATCTGTAGACAATCGTAGTAAAGAGTCAGCCAAAGCTTCCACAGAGCCATCCACGTCGCCTTTTACAATCAGGTTTAATTCACGGAACGAATCAAGTGCCAGACGACGACCTATTTCATCCAGGGTAATGTGGCGACGCGTCCGTATACTTTGCTCTCGTAAAATCTGCTCACGTTTGTTTGCAATCTCACGTGCATCACGTTCAGACTCCATCACATTAAATTTCTCACCGGCCTGTGGTGCACCATCCAAACCTAATATCTGTACAGGAGTAGATGGACCAACTTCTTTCACACGTGCGCCCTTGTGATTAAGCATCGCTTTTATACGACCGTAGTGTGCACCTGCCAATAAGATATCTCCAATTTTCAATGTTCCGGCCTGTACCATTACTGTAGCAACATATCCACGGCCTTTATCCAGTGCAGCTTCAATTACAGATCCCACAGCTTTCTTCTTCGGATTAGCTTTCAGATCAAGAAGTTCTGCTTCCAACAGCACTTTTTCCAACAGCTCGTCAATACCTTTTCCACTTTTGGCAGAGATTTCCTGGCTTTGGTATTTACCACCCCATTCTTCTACCAGAACATTTTCTTTTGCCAGTTCTTCTCTGATTTTCTCAGGATTAGCATTAGGCTTATCAATCTTATTAATAGCAATTACAATAGGAACTCCGGCAGACTGCGCGTGGTTAATAGCCTCTTTGGTTTGAGGCATCACATTATCGTCAGCTGCTACTACAATAATAACAACGTCTGTGATTTTTGCACCACGGGCACGCATAGCGGTAAATGCCTCGTGACCAGGTGTATCCAGAAACGTAATTTTCTTACCAGAATCTGTAATTACATCGTATGCTCCAATGTGCTGTGTAATACCTCCAGCTTCACCAGCAGCTACTTTAGCCTTCCGAATATAATCCAGCAATGAGGTTTTACCGTGGTCAACGTGACCCATAATTGTAACAATAGGAGCACGTGGCTTAAGATCTTCTTCTACATCCTCCTCATTACTAATCAGATTCCCTTCAATCTCCTCCTCTGCTGAGATAAACTTAACATCATAGTTAAATTCATCTGCAATAATAGTGATAGCCTCAGCATCCAGACGTTGGTTAATAGAAACGAACATACCCAGATTCAAACAAACTGAGATTACATCGTTTACAGAAACATTCATCAGAGAGGCCATATCATTTACAGACACAAACTCTGTTACACGAAGGATGTTTGTTTCTTCTACTTCCCCAATTACCTCCTCGCGATTATCTCGGGAGCGAGTCTTTCCTTTACCACGAATCGCATTACGGCCACCCATTTTGGCTAAGGTTGCCTTTAGCTGGTCCTGAACCTCACGATCGGATACTTCTTCCCGCTTGTTTTTGTTCCGCTTATTACCTTGCTGTCTGTTATTATTGTTATTGCTGTTGTTATTATTACTATTATTGTTGTTATTGTTACCAACAGGTTTGTTCTTTGATTGTCCTGTATTCGTGTTGGTATTGGTATTATTGTTTGTATTGGCATTCGTATTCGAAGGCTGGCCTTTTGGCTTTCCTGCTTCTGTAGTGTTATTAGTATTATTCTCTGGTTGGCCTGATTTTAACCGTTTACGCTTACGTTTCTTCTTTTTCTTATCATCATCATTCGCAGCATTAGCCGGGTTATTGTTACCAGCAGGTCCACCTTTTTTACGTTTATCTTTATCTAAAGGCAACTCTATTTTTCCCAAAACAGATAACCCTCTCAATGTTTCTCCTCTTGCCTTTACCAATTCAACCCTTTCTTCTGGTTGAGTTGCTTCTACAGGATTACTCTTAGGCTGAGGAGGTATCGATTTCTCAATAGGTTTTTCCGTTTTTGTTTCAACTTTAGGCAATGGAGTTTCTTTAGGTTTTTGTTGCTGAGGAACTTCTTGCGCCACTACTACAGGCGGAGTTACAACAGGTTGTTCAACTTCTTTTACAGGTTCTTCTACCTTCTCTACCTTAACAGGCTCTACATTCTGAACTACTGGCTCCACTTCTTTTACTTCAGGTGCCTTCTCCACTGGAGGTTGTTGCACAGGTGTTTCTATAACTTTCTCCTCTACAGGAGGTTTTACTTCTTCTATTTTTTCAACCACGGGTTCAACTACTGGTTGAGGTTGTGGCTGAACTTTTGGAGGAATAGGATTTCCTTTCTTGTCCAGCTCTATTTTTCCTAATATCTTCACTCCAGGTAAAGTGATACGCCCTGTTTCTGAACGAACAGCAGAAGGTTCCTGAACACCAGGCGTTTCTTTAATAACAGGTGTCTCTTTCTCAGAAATATGAGGTGGAATAAAAAACTCTTCTTCTTCCGTCTTGTCACGACGCTCTGGCCGATTAGCATCTACAACCAGATTCTCATTATGTTTCTTACCAATAGTAAGTTCAGAAGCTTCTTTTTTCTCTAAAGCTGATCCTTTGAATTCTTTTGCCAGTATTTCAAATTGCTCAGAAGTAATTTTTGCATTCGGTGAATTTTCTACTTTAAAGCCACGCTGCCCCAGCACATCCAGTATAGTGGAAGTCCCTACGTTGAGTTGTCTGGCAACCTGACTTAATCGCATCATTTTTTCTTCTCCCATGAGTTATGAATAAATGTCTTTTCTTGTTTTAAGGTAATGTGAATAAAAATGAATGTTACAATGACCGCGTATCGCTGAAAAGCAGAAGATTTCACTCTGCCTCTCCTAACAAAATACTATCCCTGAACGCATAAAAACTGGGCAACTTTACTGGTTAAGAAACAAAAATCAGAAATACCCTCTGAATTATGAAAACGCCTCCTTGCCAAAGAGGAGAATAATGAACGGATATTTTATTTATTATTCAGATGATTACACTAGAGGACGACTTTCATCTTGAAAAGATACTATATTTTTCCCTCATTGCAATCAATTATTTCTATTATTAGCTTTCTTCCTCAAATTCCTGTCTCAATATCTGAAGTACATCGTCAATTGTTTCTTCTTCCAGATCTGTTCTCCGAATCAAGTCTTCTTTGCTCAGAGCTAGCACGCTACGGGCTGTATCCAAACCTACACGACGAAGTTCGTCAATAATCCAACGTTCAATTTCGTCATCAAACTCCTGAAGATCAATATCTTCATCTCCCTCTTCATCTGTATCTCGATATACATCTATTTCCATGCCTACCAGTTTACCAGCCAGTCGGATGTTTTGCCCACTTTTACCAATTGCCAGAGAAACCTGGTCCGGACGCATATAGACAGCAACACGGCCTTCTTCTTCATCAATGGTAATACGACTGATTTTTGCTGGACTTAGAGCACGGGAAATATATAGTTCAATGTTATCTGTGTAATTAATAACATCAATATTTTCATTGTCCAGTTCCCGAACAATAGTATGAATACGAGATCCTTTCATTCCTACACATGCGCCAACCGGATCTATCCGATCATCAAAGCTTTCAACAGCCACTTTTGCTCTTTCTCCTGGCTCACGCACAATTTTTTTAATGGCTATAACCCCATCAAACACCTCAGGAACTTCACTTTCAAATAATCTTTCTAAGAATACAGGAGAAGTACGAGACAGAATAATCTTAGGAGTGCCATTCACCATTTCAACACGGTGTACAATAGCTTTTACAGAATCCCCTTTCCGAAACCGGTCTTTGGGAATCTGTTCTGTACGAGGCAAGGCTAGTTCATGACCTTCTGCATCTAGCAGAATAATTTCTTTGCCTAATATCTGGTATACTTCTGCAACAATTATTTCGCCAACAAGTTCCTTATATTTCTGAAAAAGTAAATCTTTTTCCAGATCCTTTACTTTTTGGATTAGTGTCTGGCGTGCTGTTTGTACTACACGACGTCCGAAATCTTCCAACTTAATAGACTCAGCTACTTCCTCATCCACCTCAAAATCAGGCTCTATCTTCCGGGCATCTGACAGTGATATTTTATCATGATCCCAGATATCTTCTGAGTTATCATCTACAATTTTGCGAAAACGCCAGATCTCCAAATCACCATTGTCTGCATTTATAATGATATCAAAGTTCTCATCGGCGCCATATCTCTTGCGGATCATTGTCCGAAAAACATCTTCCAGAATGCGGATCATTGTCGGACGGTCAATGTTTTTGAGTCTCGCAAACTCCGCAAATGACTCAATCAGTTCTTTACTTTCTTTGCTCATTGTATGTTAGTCTTGGGTCATGAATCTTGGATGTATAATACAATCTCTTTCTATTTGAAAGATACCAGCACAAATGCTTTATCAATATCCAGAATGGCAACTGTTGCCGTGACAAGTTCTTTTTTCTTTTTATTAGCTTTATTTACAATTTCTTCCTGAAAAGTAATATTCTCATTATCAACAGCCTCTAACTTTCCTTCTCTTGTAACTCCATCCTTAAGGTGAATACGCACCTGACGTCCTATATGTTTGGGATACTGACGCACTAATTTTAATGGCTGATCAATACCTGGTGAAGAAACTTCCAATACATATCCTTTAGGAAATAATCCCTCTTCTTCTATTCTCTTGTCAACATCACGACTTATATCTGCACAGGTATCAATTCCTATTCCATTGTCTCCATCTAATGTAATTGTTACTTTAGGAGTAGTTCTTGAACCACTTACATAAACATCAACAACAAAGTAAGGAGATTCGCTTAGTTGTGTTTCTACTAATTGGCGTATGTGTTCCTGGTCTTTCATGCCCTTTGATCTGGTACTGGCTATATTTATAGCTTATCATTCCACGAAGCAAAAGAGGGGACACATGCCCCCTCTTGCTTAATATTTCTGCAAATATAAACTAAATATTAGCTATTAGCAAATATTTTCTATACAATACATGGAAAATAACATTCCAATAATAACTTAACACATTATTAGTCAATATCCATACTGGTAAAAGTAACGAAAATATAAGCATTAACATACCTTGTGGAAGTAATCACTAGTATTACACTGCATAAACACCAGATCATATACTACTACACTTTGCTTATTACCAATTGCTCTTCCTATTCTACCTTTACCCTTCAGCAGCAAAGGAAACCCGCTTCACCTGCCATCCCTTTCGGGTTTTGGTCATGTAAAAGGCTACTGACAATAGTTCATCTTCACTATCTCCATACACGCAATAATACAGGCCCTTTTCGGTATCTGAAGCATTATGACATTCTGTTAATTTCCGTTGTTTACGAAAAATAGTCCCCATCAACTTATCAACGGACTCTTCATTTGCTACTTGTAAAGCCTTGGTTCTGTTTTTGGTGCGCCATGCCTCAAAAAGCGCTTTGGCAGCAGCCTGTGGTGTGGCATACGTTATCTGGGCTTTTACAGGTAACGCACACAAAATCAACAGACTACATACGACTATCTGCCAACGCAGATTGTGTATCCATAAAACACACATAACTTGACAGAATCTAACCAATTCCTTTGGCGTTCTCATACAGCCTAGAAAATTAAAAGAATTCATAGCATATCCCTCCTCTACTCTTATTTAGCTGTGTAAGTAATCTCATTGGTTACAGGGGCAAATTTTCCACTGATATAACCATCAATTCCTTGAAATCTCAGACGAAGTGTAGTTTCGGTAAGTTCCAGGACTTCAGCATCACTTCCCAACAAAAAACCTATCATAGCATTGCTGTTATCTTCTTTCATAACAGGTAGCCCACTCAAAGTCAGTTTCTTACCATCAGAACTGATCTGCCAGTGCAGATCAGGTACAGTAGGCATTGACTTTACACACAATTTTGTTCCTTCAGAGTAAGAAGCGTTCAGATCACTGCTTAAAATAAGTTCATTATCTGCATAACACGAACCTGACTCTACAGGAATTTTGTAACCAGATCGATTGATAGCTGTTACAACCCAACGTTTACGTCCGGTTCCGGATAACTTCTGAAAGGCAGGATTCACTCTAAGCTTGGGATCTATCTTCAGATTGGCATTAGCTGAAGGTTGAATTTTAGTAGCAGTTCCAGATGTTGGAGTCTGTGCGTATAGCACACCTGATAAAACTGAAACGAGGATAAGTAGTAAGAAGTGTCTGGTGTTCATGGTTATATCTTGTAGGTACTACAATTTGATAAAGGCAGGTTAGCCTGAGATGTATACAAATGTAGAGACCGACGCCTGTCTTACTCAAGACATGAACATGTGTGTTTTCAGAGTATACGGCTCTTTCCTACTAAGTTTGTCCATTGTCAAGAACTTATATATACCTCACGCCCTGTCACTCTTTTTTGCTTGCTCAAAAGAGGCGCATCAAATGAGAGTTTGGTGAGCTAGTCTATGAATTTGTAAAAAACACTCCTTTATCCACTTCATTCCCTTATTGTCCTTCTGAAAGAATCTTTTGGCAAGACCGGCGGCTTATGGGTTTGGAAAGTATTTTTTTCTTTCAGAAACCGAACGCGACTCTATTTGTCACACGTGTCCCGCCGTAGCGGGAAGTTTCTTTCAGAAGGGCAGGAAGGAGATGGTTCTTTGAGAAGAACAGAAAAGGGATTTGTGTGTCTAAGAGGTGCTTTTCCTTTTATTTACAGGCTTCTTTGTGAGGCCCATAATTACTTCTTCTCTTTCAGTTGTTTGAGCATTTGTTTGCCCTGCTCAAAGTCAGGATTCAGCTCAATAGCTTTTTCAAGGTTTTGTATACACAAGTCCATCTTCTCCATATTGCCATAGGTATCCGCCAAGGCTACATAGGTTTTCCAATAGGAAGGATATTCTTTTGTATTAAACTGAAATACTTCAATGGCTTCCAGATACTTCTTCTCATAATAGAATTTGTACCCGAGCTTATACAGTATGTTCTCATCTGGTTTTATGATTGCTGTTTCTTTGAACTTTCGGTATTGATCCAGACCTGCTTGCACACCTTTTACACGGGCGGTTTCCCATAACAGTGTTTGTGGGGAATTATACTGATCATAGCCTAACCAGTCATAGAGGGTATACTTCCCTCCTAACGTAACATCAACCAGTTGATCCCGAATGTTCAAGCCATTGTCACTATTGGTAAAATAAACGAGTGCCTTTTCTTTTTCAGGCACTAGTAGTGTATACGCTTTATAGCCTGGATTATCACCCCAATGAAAACCTACTATACCTTGTGCCGTTTTTTCCAGTCCCCATCCCAATCCCCAGGATAAATTAGGTTGTGCATCTGATAAAGAGATTTGTGGGGTAAGCATGGCGGTAATGGATGACGACTGCAAAACAGCAGGTTTGAGAATCGCAATCAATAACCGGGAGTAATCTTCTGCTGTTGTATAAAGTGAGTAAGCGGCGTTGGCTTCTTTGGATTGATTTCCCTTTACCGATTTTCCACTCCTATCATATGCAGTTGCTACCCGTGGTTGTATAACGGAAGTCCAAACCATGTAGCTATCTTTCATGAAAAGAGGTGTAAAAACTTTAATCTGAATGAGTTTATCCAGAGGCATTTGGGTGATGTGCTCAACTACTTTTTGCAGAAATACATATCCTTCACCTGAATAACTAAACTTCTCTCCAGGTGTAAATCCGATAGTAAGCTTATCGTCCCGCCAGTTAGGGAAGCCTGTAGTGTGACTAAGTACCATACGGGCAGTAATGGCATTATACCGTTTGTCTGTCAACCCTTCATAGGGTTTGTCCAGATATTCATGCAAGGGTTTATCCAGAGAAAGTTTCCCTTCTTCTACAAGTTTTAAAACAGCAAACGCAAAAACAGTCTTTGTTAGAGAGGCGGCTTCAAACAGAGTGTTTGTTGTTACAGGAGCTTTGGTAGTTTTATCTTTCACACCAAATGCATGTGAATAAACAATTGTAGAGTGATTCACAATTGCAAGAGATAGTCCTGGAATGTGTGCACTGTCCAGGAGTGGTGTTAGTTTCTGTGTTACATCTTGGACAGAAACTACAGTCCCATCCAAGGTTTGAATGTCTTTGTTGACTGTCTGTGAAAATGACAAATGAGTCAGACAAAGTAGCAGAAAGCTTGGGGGTAAAAGTGAAAGCTTTTTCATAGTAGTGGAGTTGTAAGTGTTGTCTTACAGCAAGATGCATCTACTCTCATAGAGGTTGCATAGTTAATGCATTTAGTTAGCAGGTAGATATAAAGTAAAATATGCTCTTTTCTTACTACTAAAACAGTATTTCATTTCTGATTCTTGCCAGAAAAAAGTATTTTCAAATGAATTAACTTCTTAGAGAGATTTCTTCCTGAAAAATACCTATGGTATACACCCTTGTGGTATATTACAAAAGTTGGAATGTCCAGTTACTGGACGAGTATGGAATGACTATCACTGTACTCACAAAAGAAAAAGCACCCAACCAAACGGCATTCTGGTCTTTTCTATTTCCCAGCATGTATTATCAAACCGCCTTTCTGGAGAAGAACTTAACCATTCAGAAAGAAGAAGGCCAAACATGTGTATTATATGATGAGCATCCTGTTGGCTATATCAGCTTCCCGACCCTGTCCTTATCAGGCTATATATGCACTATTTATCTGGAAGACCAGGAATACCGTCTGATCAGAAAAATATTTTCTACCGAAGAATTCCGAATTGTAAAACACAAATCAGATCTGGTTATAACGTTTACCCACATACAGTTTCAGGAAGATACTAGTGTACTATCAGGATTGTTTAATTTTTCGGATACATTTAATCTGGCTCTGGGTGTATATGATCCGTCTCTGAGTCAGGAGAGGATCCTACAACTCACCTTGCTAGCTGGGTACTGTATTAAATCTGTATATAGCTCAACCTGATAGAAGTAAATGTCGCATTCAAAAAGTATCTTCATCTTAACTATACAACACTTCTGATAATGCTATAATTATGAGACAGTATTAACCATCTCTCCTGTTTTGTACATTCTAAGAATGGCATTTTTATTGCTTGGTTGTACACACTCAAGTTATCGTCCTATCTGCCTCATTTCTGCTTATGTATAAACATTTTTTACTTGTACCCTTCCTCTTCTTCCTTACTTCAACTCTGAATGCCCAGGTGCAGTCTAGCCTTATAGCTGTTTTACAAACCAAAAGCTTTGGTAAACTGAAAAAGTACATGGATAGTGTGAATCGCAATGAGGGGAGTGCTACTATATACCGTGACTATATACGCAATCTTACTACTGGTTACAAGGAGGTCATTTTTTGTGTAGACGCCCGTATATACAAAAAAGAAAATCCATCTTCTTATGAATTTGACTGGTTTCGGATAACCTGTATAACTACCTCAAAGATTTTGTGTTATTATGAACTAAGTAAGCGGAAAGATACTCTAGTCGGAGGCCAGAAAGAACATTATTATGAAACTATTACCAGGTATAGAAATGATAGTACCTATCAGCTTTTTAGAAACGAATTTCAAACCTTATTTCAGACTAAGATAGATGAACATGAGCTTTTTGATGAAGAATCTGTATATGAGGAAGGTTGTGGACTAGGAGGATGGCCTTCAGAATGGGAAGAAAAAATCAGACATTTTGTTAAAAACAAAGAGAGAGGCAGCCTGATGGTCTGGTTACATTCTGCAAACACAGAGAAACAGCTATATGCATTGAAAGGGCTTTCTCAATTGAAAAAGAAGAATAGACTACAATTAAGTGCACATGAAAAAAAGATAATACAATTTATAAAGCATAAAAAGGGAACTGTTCGTTACTGCAAAGGTTGTGTTTTTGGGCCTCCACCATCTGTACGTCGTATAGCCCGGAAGTTTAATTTGGGGATATTAGCATTATTATAGACTAGTAAGACATAGTACTTAACATCAAACAAAAACAGGTCCGAACAGTTGCTCGGACCTGTCATATATATTTTACTATATGCTGGTTACTATTTTGCTTTGGCAGTAACTCCCAATTGACTCAGAATTTCAGTTGCTACCAGTTCGGATGAAGCTGGATTTTGTCCTGTGATCAGTCGGCCATCAGTTACCAGAAAAGGTTTCCAGTCTCCACCACTTTCATAGTTACCTCCTTTTTCTTTTAGCATGTCTTCCAGTGGGAACGGACATTCCTGAGTAGAATTTCCGGCTACTTCTTCACTATTGGAATAACCTGTCACTTTCTTGCCTTTAATTAAAGGGGCGCCATCTTTGCCCTTCACATTTTTTAGCGCTGCCGGAGCATGACATACCAGAGCTACAGGTTTGTTAGCTGCATAAAATGATTCGATGAGTTGGATAGACTGTGTGTTCTCAGGCAGATCCCACATAGGACCATGTCCACCCGGATAGAAGATAGCATCATAATCACTGGCTTTAACCTCTGTCAGGGCAAGCGTGTTATCCAGTTTCTTCTGGGCATCTGCATCCTGCTGGAATCGTTTCACAGAGGCTGTTACATAGTCGGGAGCAAGGCTTTTAGGGTCTATTGGGGCTTTACCTCCCTTAGGTGAGGCAATCACCAATTCGATATCCTGTTCAGATAAAAGGTAATACGGAGAGGCCAATTCTTCGAGCCATATTCCGGTTTTGTGTCCTGTGGCTTGTATTTCACCATAGGATGTAACAACAAAAAGTACTTTCCTGGTTTTCATATGTGTTGAGGTATGTTTTGTGTGTTTTATTTTAAGTTGGCTATATCCCTGTAAGGCTATAACCAGAGACAAGACAATACATAAAAAAGCTGTACTACGTTTCATATTCTGGTAACTAAGTTTGTTTTACTGGGGCAAAGTTGGTAGATCTATGTGTGTTTAAGAAGGAGCCAGATCACAATTTTTCTGTGACGTAGATCACATGAATAGTATAAGAAATAGCAATCTGTATGTGGTAAAATGTACTTTTGCCAATCAGATGTTTAGCTATTCCGCTTTTTAGAATTATGAGTATAGTACTGAGGCAACATATTGAAGAGATTGTAGCACTGACAGATTCCGAATTTGAGTACATACAATCACTCTTTACACACAAAAAGTTAAAGAAACACCAATACCTGGTGCAAGAGGGCAGCTACGTAACACATGAGTATTTTGTGCTGAATGGACTGCTAAAGGCTTCTTATACCAACGAAACAGGCAA
Proteins encoded:
- the rimP gene encoding ribosome maturation factor RimP → MKDQEHIRQLVETQLSESPYFVVDVYVSGSRTTPKVTITLDGDNGIGIDTCADISRDVDKRIEEEGLFPKGYVLEVSSPGIDQPLKLVRQYPKHIGRQVRIHLKDGVTREGKLEAVDNENITFQEEIVNKANKKKKELVTATVAILDIDKAFVLVSFK
- a CDS encoding type 1 glutamine amidotransferase domain-containing protein, encoding MKTRKVLFVVTSYGEIQATGHKTGIWLEELASPYYLLSEQDIELVIASPKGGKAPIDPKSLAPDYVTASVKRFQQDADAQKKLDNTLALTEVKASDYDAIFYPGGHGPMWDLPENTQSIQLIESFYAANKPVALVCHAPAALKNVKGKDGAPLIKGKKVTGYSNSEEVAGNSTQECPFPLEDMLKEKGGNYESGGDWKPFLVTDGRLITGQNPASSELVATEILSQLGVTAKAK
- the infB gene encoding translation initiation factor IF-2 translates to MGEEKMMRLSQVARQLNVGTSTILDVLGQRGFKVENSPNAKITSEQFEILAKEFKGSALEKKEASELTIGKKHNENLVVDANRPERRDKTEEEEFFIPPHISEKETPVIKETPGVQEPSAVRSETGRITLPGVKILGKIELDKKGNPIPPKVQPQPQPVVEPVVEKIEEVKPPVEEKVIETPVQQPPVEKAPEVKEVEPVVQNVEPVKVEKVEEPVKEVEQPVVTPPVVVAQEVPQQQKPKETPLPKVETKTEKPIEKSIPPQPKSNPVEATQPEERVELVKARGETLRGLSVLGKIELPLDKDKRKKGGPAGNNNPANAANDDDKKKKKRKRKRLKSGQPENNTNNTTEAGKPKGQPSNTNANTNNNTNTNTNTGQSKNKPVGNNNNNNSNNNNSNNNNNRQQGNKRNKNKREEVSDREVQDQLKATLAKMGGRNAIRGKGKTRSRDNREEVIGEVEETNILRVTEFVSVNDMASLMNVSVNDVISVCLNLGMFVSINQRLDAEAITIIADEFNYDVKFISAEEEIEGNLISNEEDVEEDLKPRAPIVTIMGHVDHGKTSLLDYIRKAKVAAGEAGGITQHIGAYDVITDSGKKITFLDTPGHEAFTAMRARGAKITDVVIIVVAADDNVMPQTKEAINHAQSAGVPIVIAINKIDKPNANPEKIREELAKENVLVEEWGGKYQSQEISAKSGKGIDELLEKVLLEAELLDLKANPKKKAVGSVIEAALDKGRGYVATVMVQAGTLKIGDILLAGAHYGRIKAMLNHKGARVKEVGPSTPVQILGLDGAPQAGEKFNVMESERDAREIANKREQILREQSIRTRRHITLDEIGRRLALDSFRELNLIVKGDVDGSVEALADSLLRLSTDEVQVRIIHKGVGQISEADVMLASASDAVIVGFQVRPSVNARKAAENEEIEIRLYSIIYDAINEVKDAMEGMLAPKVEEVIMGTIEVREVFKISKIGTVAGCYVQEGLIKRNNKIRVIRDGIVVHTGEIDALKRFKDDVNEVKFGYECGLSVKNFNDLLTGDTIESFENRETKRTL
- the nusA gene encoding transcription termination factor NusA yields the protein MSKESKELIESFAEFARLKNIDRPTMIRILEDVFRTMIRKRYGADENFDIIINADNGDLEIWRFRKIVDDNSEDIWDHDKISLSDARKIEPDFEVDEEVAESIKLEDFGRRVVQTARQTLIQKVKDLEKDLLFQKYKELVGEIIVAEVYQILGKEIILLDAEGHELALPRTEQIPKDRFRKGDSVKAIVHRVEMVNGTPKIILSRTSPVFLERLFESEVPEVFDGVIAIKKIVREPGERAKVAVESFDDRIDPVGACVGMKGSRIHTIVRELDNENIDVINYTDNIELYISRALSPAKISRITIDEEEGRVAVYMRPDQVSLAIGKSGQNIRLAGKLVGMEIDVYRDTDEEGDEDIDLQEFDDEIERWIIDELRRVGLDTARSVLALSKEDLIRRTDLEEETIDDVLQILRQEFEEES
- a CDS encoding serine hydrolase: MKKLSLLPPSFLLLCLTHLSFSQTVNKDIQTLDGTVVSVQDVTQKLTPLLDSAHIPGLSLAIVNHSTIVYSHAFGVKDKTTKAPVTTNTLFEAASLTKTVFAFAVLKLVEEGKLSLDKPLHEYLDKPYEGLTDKRYNAITARMVLSHTTGFPNWRDDKLTIGFTPGEKFSYSGEGYVFLQKVVEHITQMPLDKLIQIKVFTPLFMKDSYMVWTSVIQPRVATAYDRSGKSVKGNQSKEANAAYSLYTTAEDYSRLLIAILKPAVLQSSSITAMLTPQISLSDAQPNLSWGLGWGLEKTAQGIVGFHWGDNPGYKAYTLLVPEKEKALVYFTNSDNGLNIRDQLVDVTLGGKYTLYDWLGYDQYNSPQTLLWETARVKGVQAGLDQYRKFKETAIIKPDENILYKLGYKFYYEKKYLEAIEVFQFNTKEYPSYWKTYVALADTYGNMEKMDLCIQNLEKAIELNPDFEQGKQMLKQLKEKK